The following nucleotide sequence is from Acyrthosiphon pisum isolate AL4f chromosome A2, pea_aphid_22Mar2018_4r6ur, whole genome shotgun sequence.
GAAGTTTGATCACTATTATGATGTAGATGTAAgttgatgaaataatttatcatttttaaataaatgtatattaattagaaataaCTAATCATCTATTATTTTCTCTAGGCTACTGAACATTTACAAGCATTTATTAGTGATTGTGACCGAAGGACTGAAGCAGCTCGAAAACGACTATTAGAAACTCAGGAAGAACTTACTGCTGAAGTAGCTGAAAAAGCCAATGCTGTTCACGAGTTAGCGGAGAAGATAGGTCAAACATTGGCCAAAGCTGAAGAATTGGGTGCCCAAGGTTTAGTAGATGATAGCCTAAAGTTGATGGGAGAAGTATGttgaatattacatatttttttttataaaatatttatacatattatgtaaatatatttctttgatAAAAGATTGAGGATctgcgtaaaaaaaaatcagaagcGGAAGATACTTATAGAAATTCTATGCCTGTAAGCAGTTATCAACAGCAAAAATTAAGGGTGTGTGATGTATGTTCAGCTTATTTAGGTATTCATGATAACGATCGAAGATTAGCTGACCATTTTGGAGGAAAATTACATTtaggatttattaaaataagagAAAAACTATCAGAACTTGAAGTAAGACTAGTTATTaagaattcaaaaattcaaaaaaaaaaattatttaattctttaatgtagaaaaattatgaagaaagaCATGAAGCTCGGCGTAAATTTGATGAACAAGAGCGTTATAAACGAGATGATAAAAGAAGTCACCGGTCTAGAAGTGGAGATCGAAATGACCGTCACCGGCGGtctaggtaatttttttttatattatgaaattatgattaatatatgttttgtgTTTACGCATCAACAGGTCACGTAGCCGCCACAGTAGACATCGTTCACGTAGTCGTAGTCGCAGCCGAACCCACAAACATGACAGAAGAGATAGAGATAGACGTCGCcactaataataaatgatattatttcatttcaatgatacataaatattttttttataacattaattttgacatatttactattttaataataagatgaaaataaaaccagttatattaatttatatttaaagtagaagaaatttaaaaacattaatgccgcttcattaaaaaaattattatgtctttagaaattacatttttctatctacaatttaattttttttcagaaacaatgtaatcacaattattatttatataatttataactagtaTTAGCTTgcaatttgaaaacaataaaaaaatatttatatttgaataatgatttattatttgatctATTACATACACTTAGAAACTTATGAATGTAATtgaatatgaatacaattatgtacgatgaggtataaaaaaaattacaataaaaaattaattttcctttcacgaaaatacaatattaaatttttaagtgatgttaaaataataaaatctaattatatTGTTCGATTGAAATCCCACGGTCCccaaatatattaagtaaacatAACTTTTTGAAAAACTTATTAGAGACCTGAGCAGATAGAAAGAATTTGATCGAATTAAAACTTTGGCACCAAAATCAGACGTAgtctaaataaaatagtatttatacatacatatataaaattacaaatatatatatatttataaataaccatgaaatgttcaattattgaaaattacaaaaataataataataataatacgaataaaaattgaattgacttattaaattaaaattatctatatatctaagaaaaatatgaatgaaaataatcttattaaagcatttgtttatgtaattaaattgttataaatttatgattttaatttataactgatATTTCAAATTCCCTGTAAATTAGTTGTCCTTCCAGTCTTTTTTAATCTCGAATACCCATTCCCATTTTAAATGTTCCTTTTTGTCATCATCCGTAAACAAAGAATGAACTGTGTATGAGCCACGTGCCATCATGCCACTCGGAGCATCTTCAGCTGGTGTTGTATAACTCTGTATCTCCATCTTCGGTGGATACGATCCAACCATGTGAGTCATTTTGTCCACTAAAAAAAGTTACCATATTACAAATTgcatgaattaatattgaaaatattgattggTTTACCTCAAACTATTTTGcagcaaaacaaataaaaatgaaccataaatagatactatatttttattttaaataatgaatttctcAGCAGAATTCATcacaataaatgcatattataacagtttCCCAGTTATAAGATGTTACTTTTAGTAATTAAAGAATAAATGAAACTTATTAGTTTCTGACTCGCTGTGACTACCTATGACttaaaagtaaacataataatatattggtttttttatgGTGAACTATATTCCAAATTTTCTATTCAGTGATTACTATAGGCACAGATCTGAGATAAACAATACAACAAAAAAGATGTTGTGACATCTGAGAACATGATCTTTCACCAAATACTCAAGTTTGTGGATCCAATCATGAAGCAAAATTGTACTTTggtcaacaaatatttaaaactctgGAGACAGTCAAACCTAATGGTGAACAAACTATCTTGTTGACTCTATAAGGCTAGAACTGTGGTACGCATACTCAGAATGTAGAACGGATTGATAGTATCCActaaatttttgaatataaaacaaaggggaattgattatttttcaatcaGATTAGTCAGTATAACTTGTTAGTACCAAATTAactaacttataaaaataaatgaatctaCAATTTAGTACATTAATAActgatcaataatttaaaatgttgattatggTTATATATGCCTGTagtcttaattaatattaataataaaacttatgtgttaaaataataattttgataattataatagaaaatgacaataaattataaacaataaaatacagagTTGCTTAAATTTTTTCTAAGCTCTGGATCAcgattagaatttaaaaaaaaacatttttttcactatCTATGACATGATTTAAACTATGTTTAAATGacctctaatttttttttttgtaaggaCACATTGCTCATTAATTTTTGATGttactgttaaaaaatatatgtacaatagtTATAACCCCCTCCCAAATGACTAATGtgttgattttcaaaaaaaaataatataataaatagaaacatttaaaaattaaaaaaaaattgagagtatttttttatacattcaatatatttcaaatgtatgataattgataactaaTAAGACTTAGGGATATATCTATATTGTGCGAGATACAAcacctacacaatataataataattttagtaaaacaaagtgaaataaaaaaatgatgtaatattactattttaatttatgataagtacatttgaaacaatatcataatacattttgatagtTTATTAGAATactataattaaacaatattaaaataattagataatatatgtaatatacttcAGTAGTGTTGGGCATATCTAAACTgctagttat
It contains:
- the Luc7l gene encoding LUC7-like yields the protein MSAHDQMRAMLDQLMGTGRNGETSRYQVQFNDPKVCKSFLLYCCPHDILASTRMDIGECPKIHDNALRADFEKAQQKFDHYYDVDATEHLQAFISDCDRRTEAARKRLLETQEELTAEVAEKANAVHELAEKIGQTLAKAEELGAQGLVDDSLKLMGEIEDLRKKKSEAEDTYRNSMPVSSYQQQKLRVCDVCSAYLGIHDNDRRLADHFGGKLHLGFIKIREKLSELEKNYEERHEARRKFDEQERYKRDDKRSHRSRSGDRNDRHRRSRSRSRHSRHRSRSRSRSRTHKHDRRDRDRRRH
- the Luc7l gene encoding LUC7-like isoform X1, with protein sequence MGKMLAINASMSRMDIGECPKIHDNALRADFEKAQQKFDHYYDVDATEHLQAFISDCDRRTEAARKRLLETQEELTAEVAEKANAVHELAEKIGQTLAKAEELGAQGLVDDSLKLMGEIEDLRKKKSEAEDTYRNSMPVSSYQQQKLRVCDVCSAYLGIHDNDRRLADHFGGKLHLGFIKIREKLSELEKNYEERHEARRKFDEQERYKRDDKRSHRSRSGDRNDRHRRSRSRSRHSRHRSRSRSRSRTHKHDRRDRDRRRH
- the Luc7l gene encoding LUC7-like isoform X2 is translated as MDIGECPKIHDNALRADFEKAQQKFDHYYDVDATEHLQAFISDCDRRTEAARKRLLETQEELTAEVAEKANAVHELAEKIGQTLAKAEELGAQGLVDDSLKLMGEIEDLRKKKSEAEDTYRNSMPVSSYQQQKLRVCDVCSAYLGIHDNDRRLADHFGGKLHLGFIKIREKLSELEKNYEERHEARRKFDEQERYKRDDKRSHRSRSGDRNDRHRRSRSRSRHSRHRSRSRSRSRTHKHDRRDRDRRRH